One genomic region from Osmerus mordax isolate fOsmMor3 chromosome 4, fOsmMor3.pri, whole genome shotgun sequence encodes:
- the jph3b gene encoding junctophilin-3 has translation MSTGGRFNFDDGGSYCGGWEEGKAHGHGICTGPKGQGEYSGSWSHGFEVVGIYTWPSGNTYQGTWAQGKRHGVGVENKGKWVYKGEWTHGFKGRYGLRESTGTSGKYEGTWNNGLQDGYGTETYSDGGTYQGQWVGGMRHGYGIRQSVPYGMAAVIRSPLRTSINSLRSEHSNGSALLAGPRGRGLRDGGGAGVTVVGSPAVSRGGFVLTAHSEAELLKGKKKGLFRRSLLVSLKLRKSESKSSLASQRSKQSSFRSEAGMSTVSSAASDINSTISLGEGEAELAGAEDDVDATATETYAGEWKNDKRSGFGVSRRSDGLQYAGEWLGNKRHGYGCTTFPDGTKEEGKYKQNILVSGKKKNLIPLRASKIREKVDRSVEAAEKAADISKQKEEIALSRTAHAGGKADAAMAASEKSQEECRLARLTAKEFSPSFQHRGNGVESQRPRQQASSENDMEQFSSGTADSPDLYMKGSPPPSRTSSLSPPPPPSQRTKSSRFLRQTAVDDDRGGGGGGGGGGKEVQVQMEGCRGGAQGEYLRANSCSSVSRGGSRGSSRSTTPSVQDDGRGRAANGQKHASSNHKSREHGSSNHKAPRDRWTECPSGRVQRRGEGGARLMEQDEEKLSNYEMEMRPLQPMDSTTHKPHDQVEERPGHAPGHARGGGQSHTLQRQRHKNREHREGREGREGSEPRPSSSSSAGLKVDGGRRGEKLDNHPMQRDLTLSPPQKSSPIALEHHDKSRTQLKASSGASSILVVMVILLNIGVAILFIHFFI, from the exons ATGTCCACTGGGGGCAGGTTCAACTTTGATGATGGGGGGTCATACtgcggagggtgggaggagggcaaGGCCCATGGACACGGGATCTGTACCGGGCCCAAGGGCCAGGGAGAGTACTCTGGATCCTGGAGCCACGGCTTCGAGGTGGTGGGCATCTACACCTGGCCCAGCGGCAACACCTACCAGGGTACCTGGGCCCAGGGCAAGAGGCACGGCGTGGGGGTGGAAAACAAGGGCAAGTGGGTGTACAAGGGGGAGTGGACACACGGCTTCAAGGGTCGATACGGCCTCCGAGAGAGCACGGGCACCAGCGGGAAGTATGAGGGGACCTGGAACAACGGCCTGCAGGACGGATACGGCACAGAGACCTACTCTGATGGAG GTACATACCAGGGCCAGTGGGTGGGCGGGATGCGTCATGGATACGGCATACGTCAGAGTGTTCCGTACGGCATGGCGGCTGTCATCCGCTCGCCTCTGCGCACCTCCATAAACTCCCTGCGCTCCGAGCACAGCAACGGCTCCGCCCTGCTGGCCGGACCGCGGGGGCGTGGCCTccgggacggggggggggcgggggtcacGGTGGTGGGAAGCCCCGCCGTGTCGCGCGGCGGCTTCGTCCTGACGGCCCACAGCGAGGCGGAGCTCCTGAAGGGCAAGAAGAAGGGCCTGTTCCGTCGCTCGCTCCTCGTCAGCCTCAAGCTCCGCAAGTCCGAGTCCAAGTCCTCCCTGGCGTCCCAGCGCTCCAAGCAGAGCTCGTTCCGCAGCGAGGCGGGGATGAGCACCGTCAGCTCCGCCGCCTCGGACATCAACTCCACCATCAGCCTGGGGGAGGGCGAGGCCGAGCTGGCCGGCGCCGAGGACGACGTGGACGCCACGGCGACGGAAACGTACGCGGGGGAGTGGAAGAACGACAAGCGGAGCGGCTTCGGGGTGAGCCGGCGGTCCGACGGGCTGCAGTACGCGGGGGAGTGGCTGGGGAACAAACGCCACGGTTATGGATGCACAACGTTCCCCGACGGCaccaaggaggaggggaagtacAAGCAGAACATTCTG GTGAGCGGCAAGAAGAAAAACCTCATCCCGCTCCGAGCCAGCAAGATCAGGGAGAAGGTCGACCGCTCTGTGGAGGCTGCCGAGAAGGCTGCTGACATCTCCAAGCAGAAGGAAGAGATCGCCCTGTCCAG gacgGCTCACGCCGGGGGCAAGGCGGACGCAGCGATGGCAGCGTCAGAGAAGTCCCAGGAAGAGTGTCGCCTCGCCAGGCTCACCGCCAAGGAGTTCTCTCCGTCCTTCCAGCACCGTGGAAACG GAGTGGAGAGCCAGCGGCCCAGGCAGCAGGCGTCCAGTGAGAACGACATGGAGCAGTTCTCCAGCGGCACGGCGGACAGTCCAGACCTCTACATGAAGGGCTCCCCACCGCCCAGCCGAAcgtccagcctcagccccccgccgcccccctccCAGCGCACCAAGAGCTCCCGCTTCCTGCGCCAGACCGCCGTGGATGACGaccgggggggaggaggaggaggaggggggggagggaaggaggtgcaGGTGCAGATGGAGGGGTGCCGAGGGGGTGCCCAGGGGGAGTACCTGAGGGCCAACAGCTGCAGCTCCGTGTCCCGCGGGGGAAGCAGGGGCAGTAGCcgctccaccaccccctccgtCCAGGACGACGGGCGGGGGAGGGCCGCCAACGGACAGAAGCACGCCTCCTCCAATCACAAGTCACGGGAGCACGGCTCGTCCAATCACAAAGCCCCCCGGGACAGGTGGACGGAGTGCCCGTCTGGGCGCGtgcagagaagaggggagggcggggccagACTCATGGAGCAGGATGAGGAGAAGCTGAGTAACTATGAGATGGAGATGAGGCCCCTGCAGCCCATGGACTCCACTACCCACAAGCCCCATGACCAGGTGGAGGAGCGGCCTGGTCACGCTCCCGGGCATGCCAGGGGAGGGGGCCAGTCGCACAcgctgcagagacagagacataagAACCGCGagcacagggaggggagggaggggagggagggctcagagccccgtccctcctcctcctcgtcagcAGGGCTGAAGGTGGACGGGGGTCGAAGGGGGGAGAAGTTGGACAATCACCCCATGCAGAgggatctcactctctctcccccacagaaATCCTCACCCATTGCACTAGAACACCACGACAAGAGTCGGACGCAACTCAAAGCCAGCTCG